A genome region from Jeotgalibacillus aurantiacus includes the following:
- a CDS encoding YlbF family regulator: MSVNLYDQANELERAIRQSDEFNNLKKMYDAVNNDESAKGIFENFRDIQLSLQQKQMNGEEITQEEIEQAQKTAQLVQQHELIAQLMDAEQRMSMTIQELNKVIMKPLEELYGSMENNQTQQ; encoded by the coding sequence TTGTCAGTAAATCTGTACGATCAGGCAAATGAATTAGAGCGTGCAATTCGTCAAAGTGATGAATTCAACAACTTAAAGAAAATGTACGATGCAGTAAACAACGATGAGTCTGCAAAAGGCATTTTTGAAAACTTCCGTGACATTCAGCTTTCACTTCAGCAAAAGCAGATGAATGGTGAGGAAATCACACAGGAAGAAATTGAACAGGCGCAGAAAACGGCTCAGCTTGTTCAGCAGCATGAGCTGATTGCTCAGCTGATGGATGCAGAGCAACGCATGAGTATGACGATTCAGGAACTGAACAAAGTGATCATGAAGCCGCTTGAAGAGCTTTATGGATCAATGGAAAATAATCAAACGCAGCAGTAA
- a CDS encoding helix-turn-helix domain-containing protein produces the protein MSNVKKLLQSMNSAKKPSDLSAPEFESYLWFRDKETEELIAFNKNGLSPNELSLLSMLLNPSSPPPSGKADEWLNFLRDDSGNCPLPKGSSFRMVQFSSNAALVQDADEAPLDYVFSEQAVIVLKNENSGFVIEPQSSDTLSLEELASASQAIENDLEINITFFAGSFHTVNAETRSMLLMEMDWFEQHTFHDHRQPVLSLFDVMPINLINRFSDFEKNTLFSAIFELFETEQDLPRIIQTFVENLSNVSSTAKMLYMHRNSLQYRLDKFTEKTSIDLKTFYGGLIAYFACLEWNQRNG, from the coding sequence TTGTCAAACGTAAAAAAACTTCTACAGTCAATGAATTCAGCAAAAAAACCTTCAGACCTTAGTGCACCGGAATTTGAGTCTTATTTGTGGTTCAGAGATAAGGAAACCGAAGAGCTGATCGCATTTAATAAAAATGGGCTAAGCCCAAATGAACTTTCTTTGTTATCTATGCTTTTAAATCCATCATCACCCCCTCCATCCGGAAAAGCAGATGAATGGCTAAATTTTCTGCGTGACGATTCAGGCAACTGCCCACTGCCAAAAGGATCCAGCTTCAGAATGGTTCAATTCTCAAGCAATGCTGCTCTCGTTCAGGATGCTGATGAAGCACCACTCGACTATGTTTTCTCTGAACAGGCAGTCATCGTACTGAAAAATGAAAACAGCGGATTTGTCATCGAACCGCAAAGCAGCGATACCCTTTCACTGGAAGAGCTGGCTTCAGCATCACAGGCAATTGAAAATGATCTGGAAATCAACATCACATTTTTCGCAGGATCCTTTCATACTGTTAACGCCGAAACCCGGAGTATGCTTCTGATGGAAATGGACTGGTTTGAACAGCACACCTTCCACGACCACCGTCAGCCCGTACTGTCACTGTTTGACGTCATGCCCATCAACCTGATCAACCGCTTTTCCGACTTTGAAAAAAACACCCTGTTTTCAGCCATCTTTGAATTATTCGAAACCGAACAGGACCTTCCGCGCATCATCCAAACCTTTGTCGAGAACCTTTCAAACGTGAGCAGCACAGCCAAAATGCTCTACATGCACCGGAACAGCCTGCAATACCGTCTCGACAAATTCACAGAAAAAACATCCATCGACCTCAAAACCTTCTACGGCGGACTCATTGCCTACTTCGCCTGCCTAGAATGGAACCAGCGCAATGGCTGA
- a CDS encoding ABC transporter ATP-binding protein yields the protein MAELKLQNIYKIYDKEVTAVTDFNLHIQDKEFIVFVGPSGCGKSTTLRMVAGLEEISKGDFYIDDERVNDKAPKDRDIAMVFQNYALYPHMSVYDNMAFGLKLRKFDKAEIDKRVKNAAKILGLEALLDRKPKALSGGQRQRVALGRAIVRDAKVFLMDEPLSNLDAKLRVQMRAEIAKLHQRLQTTTIYVTHDQTEAMTMATRIVVMKDGVIQQVGSPKEVYDNPENVFVGGFIGSPAMNFFSGKLTETGFQAGDQLLAVPEGKMKTLRSHGYVGKDIILGVRPEDIHDEPVFIESAAGSKFLADIEVSELTGAELMLYSKVGGQDFVARVDSRSDIKAGQKVELAFNMNKCHFFDVESEQRIK from the coding sequence ATGGCAGAGTTAAAACTACAAAACATTTATAAAATCTACGATAAAGAAGTTACAGCAGTAACAGACTTCAATCTTCATATCCAGGACAAAGAATTCATCGTATTCGTTGGTCCTTCAGGTTGCGGTAAATCAACGACACTTCGTATGGTCGCAGGTCTTGAGGAAATCTCTAAAGGAGACTTCTACATTGACGACGAGCGTGTAAACGATAAAGCACCTAAAGATCGCGATATCGCGATGGTATTCCAGAACTACGCACTATACCCTCATATGAGCGTATATGACAACATGGCATTCGGTCTTAAACTTCGTAAATTTGACAAAGCTGAAATTGACAAGCGTGTTAAAAATGCTGCCAAAATTCTTGGTCTTGAAGCACTTTTAGATCGTAAGCCGAAAGCTCTTTCCGGTGGTCAGCGTCAGCGTGTGGCACTGGGCCGTGCGATTGTACGTGATGCGAAGGTATTCCTGATGGATGAGCCTTTATCTAACCTTGACGCTAAGCTGCGTGTTCAGATGCGTGCTGAAATCGCGAAGCTTCACCAGCGTCTTCAGACAACAACGATCTATGTAACACACGATCAGACTGAAGCGATGACAATGGCAACACGTATTGTTGTTATGAAGGATGGCGTGATTCAGCAGGTTGGATCTCCGAAAGAAGTATATGACAATCCTGAGAATGTTTTCGTTGGTGGATTTATCGGGTCTCCTGCGATGAACTTCTTCAGCGGAAAGCTTACTGAAACAGGCTTCCAGGCTGGCGATCAGCTGCTTGCTGTACCGGAAGGAAAAATGAAGACACTTCGTTCTCATGGCTATGTTGGAAAAGACATCATCCTCGGTGTGCGTCCTGAAGATATCCATGATGAGCCGGTATTTATCGAATCAGCTGCCGGATCTAAGTTCCTTGCAGATATCGAAGTATCAGAACTTACAGGTGCCGAGCTTATGCTTTACTCAAAAGTCGGTGGACAGGACTTTGTTGCCCGCGTTGACTCACGTTCAGACATTAAAGCAGGACAAAAAGTTGAGCTTGCTTTCAACATGAACAAGTGCCACTTCTTCGATGTGGAATCAGAGCAGCGCATTAAATAA
- a CDS encoding NAD(P)-dependent oxidoreductase produces MKIALFGATGRVGSVILDNAIKDGHHVQALVRDASAAVSHDQATYIVGDASVKEDVFRTIAGCDAVVSAMGTDKKDALTKSMVHILPAMRSEGIRRIVTVGTAGILDSKREPGKFRFHSSESNRKLSTAAEDHCRSYLMLKEADLDWTIVCPTYLPDGERIGKYRTEINTLPDEPSSISMYDTGDFTYSLLLNHQHIKERVGITY; encoded by the coding sequence ATGAAAATCGCTTTGTTTGGTGCGACTGGACGGGTTGGAAGTGTCATTTTGGACAATGCCATTAAGGATGGTCATCACGTGCAGGCATTGGTCCGGGACGCATCCGCAGCTGTCAGTCATGATCAGGCAACCTATATTGTGGGGGATGCCTCTGTAAAAGAAGATGTGTTTCGCACCATTGCAGGGTGTGATGCCGTTGTCAGCGCAATGGGGACAGATAAAAAAGATGCTCTGACTAAATCAATGGTCCACATTCTTCCTGCCATGAGATCAGAAGGGATCCGGAGAATTGTCACAGTCGGAACCGCAGGCATTCTTGATTCTAAAAGAGAACCTGGAAAATTCCGATTCCACTCCTCTGAATCAAACCGGAAACTCAGTACAGCAGCAGAAGACCACTGCCGCTCCTATCTCATGCTGAAAGAGGCAGACCTTGACTGGACCATCGTCTGTCCAACGTACCTGCCGGATGGAGAAAGAATTGGAAAATATCGCACAGAAATCAACACCTTACCCGACGAACCATCCAGCATCTCCATGTACGACACCGGAGACTTTACCTACTCTCTCCTATTAAATCATCAACACATAAAAGAACGGGTAGGCATCACCTACTAA
- a CDS encoding ABC transporter ATP-binding protein, whose amino-acid sequence MFDIFIKLGWFFKEHWKRYTIAIVLLLIANVVEIVPPFLVGMAIDDIFVGELTQALLLQYVIILAGIAVVAYIINYVWQYLLFSGAHKIERRLRSMFMGHMLKMTPTFYERNRTGDLMARATNDLKAVSVTAGFGVLTLIDSTAYMLTIVVAMGFLVSWELTIAAILPLPILAIVMQFLGKKIHERYTQAQDAFGDLNDRVLESVAGVRVIRAYVQEREDEKAFFEGTEDVYQKNLKVALIDSLFNPLTKIITGMSYMIGLGYGSYLVFNQSITLGELVAFNVYLGMLIWPMFAIGELINIMQRGNASLDRVNETLNYTEDVPDPLQPVYPGELQGIEFKQTDFQYPSSNVANLSNVSVRIEQGQTLGIVGKTGSGKTTFVKQLLKEYPLGEGDILLSGTSIADQKRNHVLSWIGYVPQEHVLFSKTVRENILFGADEASEEDVIRAIKMAHFEKDLEMLPDGLETLVGEKGVALSGGQKQRISIARALIDDPSLLILDDSLSAVDAKTESAILENIKNERKGKTTIITTHRLSAVEHADWILVMNEGCVMEEGTHQQLIERKGWYFEQFKRQQVEESLLEEVRS is encoded by the coding sequence ATGTTTGATATTTTTATAAAATTAGGATGGTTTTTTAAGGAGCATTGGAAACGGTATACGATCGCCATTGTTCTCCTGCTGATTGCGAATGTTGTGGAAATCGTACCGCCTTTTCTGGTCGGGATGGCCATTGACGATATTTTTGTTGGAGAATTAACACAGGCGCTCCTTCTGCAGTATGTCATCATTCTGGCGGGAATTGCTGTAGTGGCTTATATCATTAACTATGTTTGGCAGTATCTTCTCTTCAGCGGTGCTCATAAAATTGAACGAAGACTCAGGTCTATGTTTATGGGACATATGCTGAAGATGACGCCGACGTTTTATGAACGGAACCGGACTGGGGACCTGATGGCAAGAGCGACTAATGATCTGAAGGCGGTATCTGTTACAGCGGGTTTTGGTGTATTAACGCTAATTGACTCAACAGCCTACATGCTGACCATTGTTGTCGCGATGGGATTCCTTGTATCGTGGGAGTTGACGATTGCTGCTATTCTTCCACTGCCTATTCTGGCCATTGTGATGCAGTTTCTCGGGAAAAAGATTCACGAGCGCTACACGCAGGCGCAGGATGCGTTTGGTGATCTGAACGACCGCGTATTGGAATCTGTCGCGGGTGTGCGCGTAATCAGGGCTTATGTCCAGGAGCGCGAGGATGAAAAAGCGTTTTTCGAAGGTACAGAGGACGTGTATCAGAAAAACCTGAAGGTCGCGTTGATTGATTCGTTATTTAATCCTTTAACAAAAATCATCACCGGGATGAGTTATATGATTGGTCTCGGATATGGATCTTATCTGGTCTTTAATCAGTCCATTACATTAGGCGAACTCGTCGCTTTTAACGTCTATCTCGGTATGCTGATCTGGCCGATGTTTGCAATCGGTGAACTCATTAATATTATGCAGCGCGGTAATGCATCCTTGGATCGTGTAAATGAAACATTAAATTATACAGAAGACGTTCCTGATCCGCTTCAGCCGGTGTATCCCGGAGAGCTTCAGGGAATTGAATTTAAACAGACTGATTTTCAGTATCCTTCATCCAATGTAGCGAATCTTTCTAATGTGTCAGTACGGATTGAACAGGGACAGACGCTTGGTATTGTCGGAAAAACCGGCAGCGGAAAAACGACCTTTGTAAAGCAGCTATTGAAGGAATATCCGCTTGGAGAAGGAGATATTTTACTAAGCGGAACCTCGATTGCGGATCAGAAACGAAATCATGTTTTGTCATGGATTGGCTATGTACCGCAGGAGCACGTTTTGTTTTCAAAAACGGTAAGGGAAAATATACTGTTTGGAGCGGATGAGGCATCGGAAGAGGATGTTATCCGAGCGATTAAGATGGCTCATTTTGAGAAAGATCTGGAAATGCTGCCGGATGGTCTGGAAACACTTGTTGGTGAAAAAGGAGTCGCTTTATCCGGAGGACAGAAACAGAGAATTTCGATTGCGCGGGCTCTAATTGATGATCCGTCCCTGCTGATTTTGGATGATTCATTGTCAGCTGTAGATGCAAAGACGGAGTCGGCTATTTTAGAAAATATTAAGAACGAAAGAAAAGGGAAAACGACGATTATTACAACCCATCGTCTCTCAGCAGTTGAACATGCAGACTGGATTTTAGTGATGAATGAAGGGTGCGTGATGGAGGAAGGAACCCATCAGCAGCTGATAGAAAGAAAAGGCTGGTACTTTGAGCAATTCAAACGCCAGCAGGTTGAAGAGTCGCTTCTTGAGGAGGTGCGCTCATGA
- a CDS encoding TetR/AcrR family transcriptional regulator has product MARQRKMDMEELMEATENLLLEKGYEGFHFKALSENLNVARSTIYEYYKNKDELITDYMNILMEQVMRRIRSLADQPSSFLMLKELLILFMEYSQVYEMIKMRPSLDQNASPHVKEQLSKLDAQSRELFQILLVEIEKAKNEGSIRKDLPTSLIAGVFFNTVLIQNTDQIPPREWADLLFSLIEDGIKPKN; this is encoded by the coding sequence ATGGCGCGACAGCGAAAAATGGACATGGAGGAACTGATGGAAGCAACTGAAAACCTGCTTCTTGAAAAAGGTTATGAAGGGTTTCATTTTAAAGCTCTTTCAGAAAACCTCAATGTTGCCCGCAGCACCATTTATGAGTACTACAAAAATAAAGACGAATTGATAACTGATTATATGAACATCCTGATGGAGCAGGTCATGAGAAGGATACGGTCACTTGCTGATCAGCCTTCTTCCTTTCTCATGCTTAAAGAGCTCCTTATTCTATTTATGGAATATTCGCAGGTATATGAAATGATCAAAATGCGCCCTTCACTCGATCAGAATGCTTCCCCACATGTAAAAGAACAGCTAAGTAAGCTTGATGCACAATCCAGGGAACTGTTTCAGATCCTTCTGGTTGAGATTGAAAAGGCAAAAAATGAGGGCTCTATCCGAAAGGATCTTCCTACCTCCCTTATTGCGGGTGTATTTTTCAACACTGTTTTGATTCAGAATACAGACCAAATCCCTCCCCGTGAATGGGCGGATCTATTATTCAGCCTGATCGAGGATGGCATAAAACCTAAAAACTGA
- a CDS encoding DUF5342 family protein codes for MIQHFQYKKMYESDLPGWTFSFTYQGEQIRGIYHKNGQIEWSTPAPVKDPDKVEKQIHDLMLFHVYGD; via the coding sequence ATGATTCAGCATTTTCAATATAAAAAAATGTATGAAAGTGATTTACCGGGATGGACGTTTTCATTTACCTATCAGGGGGAACAGATCAGGGGAATTTATCATAAAAACGGACAAATTGAATGGTCAACACCAGCTCCCGTAAAAGATCCGGACAAAGTTGAAAAGCAAATACATGATCTGATGCTTTTCCACGTTTACGGTGATTAA
- a CDS encoding universal stress protein yields MFKQILVAFDSTAASQKALDAAVELHRLHPDSSLIITHVSLDKSRRDATMYEHSMNTQTDHQPAMEKEQVETRQDENNKLNQALLAAKEVLDSRSIHADFYPLTGSPAEAIVDYAIHKGADLIIVGRTEKSSFQKRFLGSVSETIVEKARCPVLVMR; encoded by the coding sequence ATGTTTAAGCAAATTCTTGTTGCCTTTGACTCAACAGCTGCAAGCCAGAAAGCGCTAGATGCAGCCGTGGAACTCCACCGTCTGCACCCTGATTCATCACTCATTATTACGCACGTATCACTTGATAAGTCCCGCCGTGATGCAACCATGTACGAGCATTCCATGAATACGCAGACTGACCATCAGCCTGCAATGGAAAAAGAACAAGTAGAAACGCGACAGGATGAAAATAACAAACTGAATCAAGCACTGCTTGCTGCCAAGGAAGTTCTGGACTCAAGAAGTATTCATGCCGACTTTTATCCCCTGACCGGTTCACCGGCTGAAGCCATTGTTGACTACGCCATACATAAAGGCGCAGATTTAATCATCGTTGGCCGGACTGAAAAAAGTTCATTTCAGAAGCGCTTTCTCGGCAGCGTCAGTGAAACAATCGTTGAAAAAGCGCGCTGTCCCGTACTCGTTATGCGATAA
- the fumC gene encoding class II fumarate hydratase: MEYRTEKDTLGEIQVPADKYWGAQTQRSLENFPIGIEKMPIEVTYAFAELKKAAAMANYDLGKLSVHKRDAIVRACNEILDGSLDDHFPLSVWQTGSGTQSNMNANEVIAFRANHWLKEQGSDEKVHPNDDVNMSQSSNDTFPTAMHIAAYKAVCGKLVPALNNLTDTFYQKEKQFYEIIKIGRTHLQDATPLTLGQEISGWRAMLERSNTMIQEANKHILSLAIGGTAVGTGINAHEEFGKRVAKQLVLQTGFPFYSSDNKFHALTSHDEIVYLHGALKGLSADLMKIANDIRWLSSGPRSGIGEISIPANEPGSSIMPGKVNPTQSEALTMISTQIMGNDATIGFAASQGNFELNVFKPVIIYNFLQSVTLLADGMNTFNDKCASGIEANLEVIDRHVNNSLMLVTALNPHIGYEKAAEIAKLAFRKELTLKEAAIETGYVTEEQYQEWIQPIKMVNIDR; encoded by the coding sequence ATGGAATATCGTACTGAGAAAGATACGTTAGGTGAGATTCAGGTTCCTGCGGACAAATATTGGGGAGCGCAGACGCAACGAAGTCTGGAAAACTTTCCGATCGGAATTGAGAAAATGCCTATCGAGGTGACTTATGCTTTTGCTGAACTGAAAAAAGCGGCGGCGATGGCTAATTATGATCTTGGAAAATTGTCTGTACATAAACGGGATGCGATCGTGCGGGCGTGTAACGAAATACTGGATGGATCATTGGACGATCATTTTCCTCTTTCTGTCTGGCAAACGGGAAGCGGAACACAGTCGAATATGAATGCAAATGAAGTGATTGCGTTTCGTGCCAATCATTGGCTTAAAGAGCAGGGTTCAGATGAAAAAGTTCATCCGAATGATGATGTAAATATGTCTCAAAGCTCAAATGACACTTTTCCGACAGCCATGCATATTGCGGCCTATAAAGCGGTATGCGGAAAGCTTGTCCCGGCATTAAATAACCTGACTGATACCTTTTATCAGAAGGAAAAACAGTTTTATGAAATCATTAAAATTGGACGTACACACCTGCAGGACGCAACGCCTCTGACACTCGGACAGGAAATCAGCGGCTGGCGCGCGATGCTTGAGCGGTCCAACACGATGATTCAGGAGGCAAATAAGCATATTTTATCTCTTGCGATCGGAGGCACAGCGGTTGGTACCGGGATTAATGCGCACGAGGAATTCGGTAAGCGCGTTGCCAAACAGCTTGTTTTGCAGACAGGGTTCCCGTTTTACTCTTCAGATAATAAGTTTCATGCACTGACGAGTCATGACGAAATCGTATATCTTCACGGCGCTTTAAAAGGTTTATCAGCTGATCTGATGAAGATAGCGAATGACATCAGGTGGCTATCGAGTGGACCACGAAGCGGGATCGGTGAGATTTCCATTCCTGCAAACGAACCGGGAAGCTCCATCATGCCTGGAAAGGTTAATCCGACACAGAGCGAAGCGTTGACGATGATTTCAACACAGATTATGGGTAATGACGCAACGATCGGATTTGCGGCCAGCCAAGGTAATTTTGAACTGAACGTCTTTAAGCCTGTGATCATTTACAATTTCCTTCAGTCCGTCACGCTGCTGGCAGACGGGATGAATACGTTTAACGATAAGTGTGCATCAGGCATTGAAGCGAACCTTGAGGTCATTGACCGTCACGTCAACAATTCGTTAATGCTGGTGACCGCTTTGAATCCCCATATCGGCTATGAAAAAGCAGCTGAAATTGCGAAGCTTGCATTCAGGAAAGAACTCACGTTGAAAGAAGCGGCGATTGAAACAGGGTATGTGACAGAAGAGCAGTACCAGGAGTGGATTCAGCCGATCAAAATGGTGAACATTGACCGTTGA
- a CDS encoding ABC transporter ATP-binding protein, whose protein sequence is MSVGKRLYHYALLYKKTIIIALVMLTVSVAAELAGPFIAKKMIDDHIMGIEETWVQTDQGKDAVAYNDTFYKREAYLNEGEQTGGEAGIFQIGLNFYFVDEPVTEAEGERSYENGMLIFGTGEESVSYRAEELSASEVLAFYRPEIPRMIQLVLLYFVLTVIAAVFHFGQEFQLQRSANRIIQKMRTEVFGHIQRLPINYFDNLPAGKVVSRITNDTEAIRELYVQVLAQFFHSGIYITGIYVALFILDPTLAAICLVLIPLLILWMVIYRKYASKYNQTVRSKVSEINASINESIQGMTIIQAFRKEKKIQGEFEEKNTTHFQFQNKLLNLNSLMSHNLVGILRNITFVAFIWYFGSGALNAESVVTVGVLYAFVDYITRLFQPVTGIVNQLANLELALVAGERVFKLMDEEGETVVDGKMERIKGHVKFDDVSFAYKNDEYVLKNLSFEAKPGETIGLVGHTGSGKSSIMNLLFRFYDNQKGIISVDGMNIQDVPKQTIRDHMGIVLQDPYLFTGTIASNVSLNDPRISREQVEAALKAVGADRVLTHLEQGIDEPVIEKGSTLSSGQRQLISFARALAFNPAVLVLDEATSSIDTETESIIQEAMETLKSGRTTFIIAHRLSTIKNADQIIVLDRGEIVEKGTHDELMARRGKYYQMYELQQGKKAV, encoded by the coding sequence ATGAGTGTAGGAAAAAGACTTTACCATTATGCATTGCTGTATAAAAAGACGATCATCATTGCGCTGGTCATGCTGACAGTCTCGGTTGCAGCAGAACTGGCAGGTCCGTTTATTGCTAAAAAAATGATTGATGATCACATCATGGGTATTGAGGAAACGTGGGTGCAGACGGATCAGGGGAAGGACGCTGTCGCTTATAACGATACATTTTATAAGCGGGAAGCCTACCTGAATGAAGGAGAGCAGACTGGAGGGGAAGCAGGTATTTTTCAAATCGGTCTGAACTTCTATTTCGTAGACGAACCGGTGACAGAGGCAGAAGGGGAGCGCAGTTATGAAAACGGCATGCTGATCTTTGGTACGGGTGAGGAATCTGTATCCTACCGTGCTGAAGAATTAAGTGCGTCAGAGGTGCTGGCCTTTTACCGTCCGGAAATTCCGAGAATGATTCAGCTTGTCCTGCTTTATTTTGTCTTAACCGTTATTGCGGCTGTTTTCCATTTTGGGCAGGAATTCCAGCTGCAGCGTTCAGCAAACCGGATTATTCAAAAAATGAGAACGGAAGTGTTTGGTCATATCCAGCGGCTTCCGATCAACTATTTTGATAATTTGCCTGCAGGAAAAGTAGTGTCAAGAATCACCAATGATACAGAAGCCATTAGAGAATTGTATGTGCAGGTGTTAGCGCAGTTTTTCCACAGCGGGATTTATATTACCGGGATTTACGTTGCGTTATTCATCCTTGACCCGACACTGGCAGCAATCTGTCTCGTACTGATTCCACTATTGATTTTGTGGATGGTCATTTATCGCAAGTACGCCTCGAAATATAATCAGACAGTCCGCTCTAAAGTGAGCGAGATTAATGCATCCATTAACGAGTCGATCCAGGGGATGACGATTATTCAGGCTTTCAGAAAAGAAAAGAAAATACAGGGTGAATTCGAAGAAAAGAATACGACTCATTTTCAATTCCAGAATAAGCTATTGAACCTGAATTCGCTCATGTCTCATAATCTCGTGGGGATTTTAAGAAACATCACCTTCGTCGCTTTTATCTGGTATTTCGGGAGCGGGGCGCTGAATGCGGAATCCGTTGTTACGGTTGGTGTTTTGTACGCATTTGTTGACTATATTACTAGACTGTTCCAGCCGGTTACCGGGATTGTCAATCAGCTGGCGAACCTCGAGCTTGCCCTTGTGGCAGGTGAGCGTGTGTTTAAGCTGATGGATGAAGAAGGGGAAACTGTGGTTGATGGGAAAATGGAGCGCATCAAAGGTCATGTGAAGTTTGATGACGTATCATTTGCCTATAAAAACGATGAATATGTGTTAAAGAACCTGTCCTTTGAAGCGAAACCGGGTGAAACGATCGGTCTCGTCGGGCATACTGGTTCAGGAAAGTCATCAATCATGAATCTGCTTTTCCGGTTTTATGATAATCAAAAAGGGATCATTTCTGTTGATGGCATGAATATTCAGGATGTACCGAAGCAGACAATTCGTGATCACATGGGTATTGTGCTGCAGGATCCATATTTATTTACGGGAACAATTGCATCAAATGTCAGCTTAAATGATCCGAGGATTTCAAGAGAACAAGTTGAAGCTGCTTTGAAAGCGGTTGGAGCAGACAGAGTGCTGACTCACCTTGAACAGGGAATTGATGAGCCGGTCATTGAAAAAGGAAGCACGCTTTCCTCAGGACAACGGCAGTTAATTTCGTTTGCAAGAGCGCTGGCGTTCAATCCGGCGGTTCTTGTGCTGGATGAGGCAACGTCGAGTATTGATACAGAGACGGAGTCGATTATTCAGGAGGCCATGGAGACGCTGAAATCCGGCCGGACGACGTTTATTATTGCGCACCGTTTGTCTACGATTAAGAATGCGGATCAGATTATTGTGCTGGACCGCGGGGAAATTGTGGAGAAGGGGACGCATGATGAGCTGATGGCAAGGCGCGGGAAGTATTATCAGATGTATGAGCTGCAGCAGGGGAAGAAGGCTGTATAG
- a CDS encoding DUF445 domain-containing protein has translation MDIFLLLSVMMVVGAVIGGFTNSLAIKMLFRPYKAVYIGKWKVPFTPGLIPKRREELARQLGLMVVNHLLTADSLKTKFLTKEKEQALTRWLQKESGKLFNMEDTVQDVFERFDLTSPVPYIEETMDQWIEQQYDQLKDQYMFLTIRETLPEKWLDRLDGKVETVTDYILEKGIDYFESDEGKARVQTMIDDFLKTRGTLGSMVNMIMGNTSLGDKVQPEIIKFLKHDGTHDILEQVLRTEWEKIKDWQWDRAFSIITDRDLIVRLQRILKERINLNEWMQRPLGSAIQPLEDRVVNHLIPKASEKLKELLIEKLEAILSKMKLQEIVREQVDSFEVSRLEELVLGISRREFKMITYLGALLGGLIGIVQGIFVLLTGL, from the coding sequence ATGGATATATTTTTATTACTATCAGTTATGATGGTTGTTGGAGCGGTGATTGGGGGATTCACCAATTCCCTTGCAATTAAAATGCTTTTTCGGCCATACAAAGCAGTATACATCGGTAAATGGAAGGTTCCGTTTACACCGGGTCTGATTCCAAAAAGAAGAGAAGAACTGGCTAGACAGCTTGGCTTGATGGTCGTCAATCACCTGCTGACAGCCGACAGTCTGAAAACAAAGTTTCTGACGAAGGAGAAAGAGCAGGCTTTAACACGCTGGCTTCAAAAGGAAAGCGGTAAGCTTTTTAATATGGAGGACACGGTTCAGGATGTATTTGAACGGTTTGATCTGACCTCGCCAGTTCCTTATATAGAAGAAACAATGGATCAATGGATTGAACAGCAGTACGATCAGCTGAAAGATCAGTACATGTTTTTAACGATCAGAGAGACGCTCCCGGAGAAATGGCTTGACCGTCTGGATGGCAAGGTTGAAACCGTCACAGATTATATCCTGGAAAAGGGCATCGATTACTTTGAATCAGATGAAGGAAAAGCACGCGTTCAGACAATGATTGATGATTTCCTTAAAACGCGTGGAACCCTTGGCAGCATGGTGAATATGATCATGGGCAATACCTCTCTTGGGGATAAAGTTCAGCCTGAGATCATAAAATTTTTGAAACATGATGGCACACATGATATACTCGAACAGGTTTTGCGCACAGAATGGGAAAAAATCAAGGACTGGCAGTGGGATCGGGCGTTTTCGATCATTACTGATCGCGATCTGATTGTCCGTCTGCAGCGCATATTAAAGGAACGCATCAACCTGAATGAATGGATGCAGCGCCCGTTAGGCAGTGCGATTCAGCCACTAGAAGACAGGGTTGTCAATCATTTAATTCCAAAAGCGTCTGAAAAACTGAAAGAACTGCTCATTGAAAAACTGGAGGCTATTCTTTCAAAAATGAAGCTGCAGGAAATTGTCAGGGAACAGGTTGACTCCTTTGAAGTATCTAGGCTAGAAGAGCTTGTACTCGGCATTTCGCGCAGGGAATTTAAAATGATCACCTATCTTGGCGCATTGCTCGGTGGTCTCATCGGAATCGTTCAGGGAATATTTGTACTCTTAACTGGACTTTGA